From a single Mycosarcoma maydis chromosome 14, whole genome shotgun sequence genomic region:
- a CDS encoding putative asparagine--tRNA ligase DED81, protein MSAIKEALTSAAEALHISGDKDKKAIGGGAPVYVDEKAGNDETADGSKSSPFATPLAALLAKGQDASVFVKKADATPGQDGVDADGYAPISASAAKKVSKLYATALKKKEKASEQAAKDQAQAANDEKRLQESKKVVLEQPSSSAKKIKISQGADFRDQRVKICGWVHRLRSQKDLTFIVLRDGTGYLQVVLSGKLTTTYDALTLTTESTVEIQGQLKAVPEGKTAPGGHELVADYWKCLGKAPGGDEAYTNVVAETADPNSLADRRHLVIRGETASAVLKVRSEVLKAFRAEFDHLGMTEVTPPCMVQTQVEGGSTLFSFDYYGQPAYLTQSSQLYLETCLPSLGDVFCVQESFRAEKSHTRRHLSEYTHLEGELAFISFDDLLEHLEQLICGTLSRVLQDPKTKALLDQLNPNFKMPTRPFRRMDYKEAIKWLNDHNIPNEDGEPHKIGDDIAEAAERKMTDELNVPIFLCRFPREIKSFYMKRTEGDEEFTDSVDVLMPGVGEIVGGSMRMADQHELLEAYKNEGIDAAPYFWYTDQRKYGTCEHGGYGLGVERFLAWLTNRWTVREASLYPRWTGRCTP, encoded by the coding sequence ATGTCCGCAATCAAGGAGGCATTGACCTCGGCCGCAGAGGCCCTTCACATCTCTGGCGATaaggacaagaaggccATCGGTGGTGGCGCTCCCGTTTATGTTGACGAAAAGGCGGGCAACGACGAAACTGCTGATGGCTCCAAAAGCTCTCCCTTTGCAACTCCATTAGCCGCGCTTCTTGCAAAGGGTCAGGACGCTTCCGTGTTTGTCAAAAAGGCCGATGCTACGCCCGGCCAGGACGGTGTCGACGCAGATGGCTATGCGCccatctcggcctcggctgccaagaaggTCTCTAAGCTCTACGCTACTGCGCTAaagaaaaaggaaaaggcCAGCGAGCAGGCCGCAAAGGACCAGGCACAGGccgccaacgacgagaAAAGGCTCCAAGAGAGCAAAAAGGTTGTCCTCGAGCAgccttcttcctcggccAAAAAGATCAAGATTAGCCAAGGCGCCGACTTCCGCGATCAGCGCGTCAAGATTTGTGGTTGGGTCCACCGCCTCCGTTCCCAGAAGGACTTGACCTTCATCGTCCTCCGTGACGGTACCGGCTACCTCCAGGTCGTCCTTTCCGGCAAGCTCACTACCACCTACGACGCTCTTACCCTCACCACCGAATCCACCGTCGAGATTCAGGGTCAGCTCAAGGCTGTCCCCGAAGGTAAGACCGCCCCCGGTGGTcacgagctcgtcgccgaCTACTGGAAGTGTCTCGGCAAGGCTCCCGGTGGAGACGAGGCCTATACCAACGTCGTAGCAGAAACCGCCGACCCCAACAGCTTGGCCGATCGTCgccacctcgtcatccgTGGCGAAACCGCTTCTGCAGTGCTCAAGGTGCGCTCCGAGGTGCTCAAGGCTTTCCGTGCCGAGTTCGACCACCTCGGAATGACCGAAGTCACGCCTCCTTGCATGGTACAGACCCAGGTCGAAGGTGGTTCCACCCTCTTCAGCTTCGACTACTACGGCCAGCCCGCCTACCTCACTCAGAGTTCGCAGCTCTACCTCGAAACCTGTCTGCCCTCGCTCGGCGACGTTTTCTGCGTTCAAGAGTCGTTCCGTGCCGAAAAGTCGCACACCCGTCGACACTTGTCCGAGTACACCCATCTCGAAGGTGAGCTCGCCTTTATCTCGTTTGacgacttgctcgagcacctcgaACAGCTCATCTGCGGCACCCTTTCGCGCGTGCTCCAAGACCCCAAGACAAAGGCGTTactcgaccagctcaacCCCAACTTCAAGATGCCCACGCGTCCCTTCCGTCGCATGGACTACAAGGAGGCCATCAAGTGGCTCAACGATCATAACATCCCCAACGAGGACGGCGAGCCACACAAGATCGGCGACGACATtgccgaagctgccgaGCGCAAGATgaccgacgagctcaacgtgCCCATCTTCCTCTGCCGCTTCCCGCGCGAGATCAAGTCGTTCTACATGAAACGCACCGAGGGTGACGAGGAGTTCACCGACTCGGTCGACGTGCTGATGCCCGGTGTCGGAGAAATCGTCGGTGGTAGCATGAGGATGGCCGATCagcacgagctgctcgaagcaTACAAGAACGAGGGCATCGATGCAGCTCCTTACTTCTGGTACACCGACCAGCGTAAGTACGGCACCTGCGAGCACGGCGGCTACGGTCTTGGTGTCGAGCGTTTCTTGGCGTGGCTCACCAACCGATGGACTGTCCGAGAGGCTTCCTTGTACCCTCGATGGACCGGTCGGTGCACCCCTTAG
- a CDS encoding uncharacterized protein (related to translation activator GCN1), which produces MLAKKRDLKNWVQRASTEPQQEPYDSDDDLAPAKMSVSGDGIGAIDPTVDWSAFVHDAQLRLFSTSTRQRIHFLQRDAARAAQLSELQSVQRAELLTLLLRTYSRYVDRDSRLASLNVYSKLISVDQAAASQASTGPVAKHALAWLKREAERICISSLTANTHTYLPNLAALHAYVCALYSTLCAPTTEAPKLQQSSTWEPLVQLLATTYDAVLADATGRHSVKSNAITLTRRTLRNAHAFLPQLIATLCLTSTAAAALRSSALLGEAVGVCVRLRAGSEQVKGAPDGVGRTYLNSAKHQILAFYSTQLVASKTVVPQHSLQAFEDFIAEQVTEQDLASTLRPQLEKMLLRSPEVALPIATSIFAAVKVDVGPHAKPLLNPVISASRSSNADTRAKASSFFTVLAARIRDDDAAKSAIVDELLTILKGAKAATPEARTSIYLMLSSVAPGQASRSSAVVEIIASLLAKEAQEASMHAAVRCIAVHLEWLLIQADSVPAATVSAALVKEMQNSKVPIRKAVCLAIGELFWHMTDLQNATPATRTFAESLLPGFETSLKNASTNPLTAPGGPLEGYVAAAVLEGRLAALGSEKIDSLVRNNAALEGILVVGPKPSFLLADKVFRKIATPDEEIWLSRALQAVIIRRAKTLAADKPVHVQIAFALIHLLFHATGPDSKQSILALVQKLAQTEPILTHQITTSGISAFLEQATQASTTASASSSAKSNSTASSTSASGAAAMATSADAEDAKPSAETRARDLRRLLSAASTFSEQLDSEARKNALVDTLVLSHHADLLDRGTSCFMDLTFKAKILPIDLITSKQQDLISVVRAAIHEPSMREAGFAALTTLVRLEPGSVMAELVSQIEADTPFDDLRALSSDELGMWRTEPGTLYIDVLSTTKEDAIEKNNKNAKMEQWEAELRADIAKKKAAQNKALTKDQKAAVDAQAKIEAQARAKVEEIRARYARSLRTVSAIVGARTEEIKGYMQTLVSFVLETLKVSQARILFEEEAKDAFWALSSCCSLRLEAYAMFIGVALLRSIDQELVQEDFRTEPINELVLRILYRLRSLSEQSPLDAASVTFIDPLIVRIVRAGGIGVDPEDTDSVLEQIQLSLDFIDFHGSACEDTRYPRSSFIDSLVTVVAKHTQISKDAVSALRDLGEALRTTALPTEIQKLLSNTMVDEVYVRNGCLQAIQPLDLTDLDFPVELWLACHDVDEENARLAEKAWEENGLDVPESFADPLIALLEHKITYVRESCARALAAATEQHPEQVSSVVTKLCQLYKQRNKVLVPEYDRFGMVIESTKNRQDPWQTRAAVAVALRHQAPHLQGSDVPLFFEFAIDGQALGDRSEEVRPKMLEAANAIIDLHGKQHLSKLIAMFEAFFSNSAGSTADDGITEAVVILLGREARHLDPKDPRVSKVVDRLIDALKTPSELVQSAVADCLPPLVRAISKDVPRLFDSLFRELFNGAKYASRRGAAYGLAGLVMGRGIGSIKEFDVINKLADAFEDAKNPTRRQGVMFAYETLTLTLKRLFEPYIIGILPQLLAGFGDVSSDVREATQDAAKAIMQNVSGHCVKIILPTLLSGLDEKQWRTKKGAIELLGAMAYCAPKQLSLSLPTVIPRLSEVLTDSHTQVRTAANKSLKQFGEVINNPEIKQLVPVLLKALIDPNTKTGAALKGVLETSFVHYIDSPSLALVIPIIDRGLKERSATIQKDAARIVGNLAGLTDSKDFVPYLGKLIPMVRMVLISPVPEARAVAAKALGTLVERMGEVHFVDLVPSLLGVLRSDATGVDRQGAAQGLAEVLAGLGMERMENLLPEIINSASDPKPYVREGHISLLIYLPATFGHRFAPHLGRIIPPILSGIADEAETVREASMRAGRMIIANYSSKAVDLLLPHLETGLFDEAWRIRMSSLQLTADLLFRLSGISGKNEVEDEGVDEDMEQSATNNSVQRALVEALGQERRDRILASIYIVRQDPNIPVRQAAIHTWKALVHNTPRTAREVLPTMLDILIKSLASNGDENREMAARTLGELVKKLGEKILRETIPILRMRGATSEDPKTRSGVCYAVTEVLANATKGQLEDHEDAIIAVVRQALVDESQLVRHAAAQAFDATQTYIGPRAIDETIPTLLEALSDTSAGTSETALAALREVMRARSDVVFPVLVPTLIAQPITSFNARALAVLVRVAGSALNRRLSSILTALSKALDTEKDDKILADLRTAVEALLGSVSDVDGLHQTMLLLLGWAGSNTSPPQRVAGCNFFKAFCQVKKSSVDMSDYLVDWLRKLVSLFDDPVAAVFDAAWEALEASLKTVSKDELEGLVVPLRRSLENTGVPGRELAGLCRPKGASPLVPVFLAGLMNGTPDQRQNGALGLSDIVERTSAETIKPFVTSMIGPLIRLCGDRHPPPVKAAIITSLDTMVRRIPALVRPFYPQLQRSYQKAVSDASSATVRTKAGVALGNLMALQTRVDPVIAELVQGARAGLGEGSGGNAAASSGLAGAASGGASEPADLADSFALALAHVLSNAAAKNVGQPSREAVLLLIEAAFSAPPGTRDAFRNGMAEVIGSLVKLDTALAGLVLEKHVVSGSGDTALQSQSVRACLEKDPVALHELGFADELVKLVMSWISQGSAISRPAKESREMIRDSDVWKPQAKAADWI; this is translated from the coding sequence ATGCTagccaagaagcgagacCTCAAAAACTGGGTACAGCGTGCTTCCACAGAGCCGCAGCAAGAACCTtacgactcggacgacgacctCGCTCCTGCAAAGATGAGCGTCTCAGGCGACGGCATTGGCGCCATCGACCCGACCGTAGACTGGTCCGCCTTTGTCCACGACGCCCAGCTTCGGCTCTTCTCCACCAGCACACGTCAGCGTATCCACTTTCTTCAAAGAGACGCTGCcagagctgctcagctttcTGAGCTGCAATCAGTGCAAAGAGCAGAGCTTCTCACCTTGCTGCTCCGTACCTATTCAAGATACGTTGATCGTGActctcgcctcgcttctcTCAACGTTTATTCCAAGCTTATCTCTGTAGACCAAGCAGCCGCTTCACAAGCCTCGACCGGCCCAGTTGCCAAGCAtgcgcttgcttggctCAAGAGAGAGGCCGAACGTATCTGCATATCCTCTCTCACCGCTAACACCCACACTTATCTCCCCAACCTCGCTGCTCTGCATGCCTACGTGTGCGCTCTATACTCGACACTCTGCGCACCTACCACAGAGGCACCGAAACTGCAACAATCCTCGACATGGGAGCcgctcgtccagctccTTGCGACCACGTACGATGCCGTTCTTGCCGATGCTACTGGCCGTCATAGCGTAAAGAGCAATGCAATCACGCTCACCCGTCGCACCTTGCGCAACGCACACGCTTTCCTTCCTCAACTCATAGCCACTCTCTGTCTCACTTCAacggcagctgcagcccTTCGTTCCTCAGCGCTCCTCGGTGAGGCTGTTGGCGTCTGCGTCCGTCTCCGTGCAGGCTCCGAACAGGTCAAAGGTGCCCCCGACGGTGTTGGCCGCACATACCTCAACTCGGCCAAGCACCAAATTCTCGCTTTTTACAGCAcccagctcgtcgcttcCAAGACTGTCGTACCTCAACACTCTTTGCAGGCTTTCGAAGATTTCATTGCCGAGCAAGTCACAGAGCAAGACCTCGCCTCCACTCTTCGACCAcagctcgaaaagatgCTTCTTCGCTCCCCCGAAGTAGCCCTACCAATCGCCACAAGCATCTTTGCAGCCGTCAAGGTCGACGTTGGCCCACATGCAAAGCCATTGCTCAACCCAGTCATCTCTGCCTCGAGATCTTCCAATGCCGATACCAGGGCAAAGGCGTCAAGCTTCTTCACTGTTCTTGCTGCACGCATCCgtgacgacgatgctgccaagtcCGCCATCGTAGACGAGCtcctcaccatcctcaAAGGCGCTAAGGCAGCTACACCCGAGGCGAGAACTTCCATTTATCTCATGCTCAGCTCCGTTGCCCCTGGTCAAGCCTCGAGGAGctcggcggtggtggaaaTCATCGCCTCGCTCCTCGCCAAAGAAGCCCAAGAGGCTTCCATGCATGCTGCCGTTCGTTGCATCGCAGTTCACCTTGAGTGGCTCCTCATTCAGGCCGACTCAGTCCCAGCTGCGACTGTTTCCGCGGCTTTGGTCAAGGAAATGCAGAATTCCAAGGTACCCATCAGGAAAGCCGTCTGTTTGGCAATTGGAGAGCTCTTCTGGCATATGACAGACCTGCAGAATGCCACACCTGCTACCCGCACCTTTGCAGAGTCACTTTTGCCAGGCTTCGAGACCAGCCTCAAGAATGCTTCTACCAACCCCCTCACCGCTCCAGGTGGTCCTTTGGAAGGGTACGTAGCTGCTGCGGTCCTCGAAGGCCGCCTCGCCGCCCTCGGCTCCGAAAAGATTGACAGCCTCGTTCGCAACAACGCCGCTCTGGAGGGCATCTTGGTGGTCGGCCCCAAGCCATCCTTCCTGCTCGCCGACAAGGTCTTCCGCAAGATTGCCACGCCTGACGAAGAGATTTGGCTTTCGCGTGCCTTGCAAGCCGTCATTATTCGTCGAGCCAAGACCTTGGCCGCTGACAAGCCCGTACACGTCCAGATCGCCTTCGCGCTTATCCATCTTCTCTTCCACGCTACTGGGCCCGATTCAAAGCAATCGATCCTGGCCTTGGTGCAAAAGCTTGCGCAGACCGAACCTATCCTCACCCATCAAATCACCACCTCTGGCATTTCGGCTTTCCTCGAACAGGCGACGCAGGCGAGCACAactgcttccgcttcatCGTCTGCCAAGTCCAACAGCACAGCTTCATCAACATCGGCTTCTGGCGCGGCTGCAATGGCCACttctgctgatgctgaggATGCAAAGCCATCGGCAGAGACTCGTGCGCGCGACTTGCGTCGTCTGTTgtctgctgcttccactttctccgagcagctcgattcGGAGGCCAGAAAGAACGCGCTTGTAGACACGCTCGTACTATCTCATCACGCCGACTTGCTCGACCGTGGTACGTCGTGCTTCATGGACCTCACTTTTAAGGCCAAGATTCTTCCCATCGATCTCATCACTTCCAAGCAGCAGGACCTCATCTCGGTCGTACGTGCCGCCATCCATGAACCGAGCATGCGCGAGGCTGGCTTTGCCGCCCTCACTACCCTCGTGCGCTTGGAACCTGGCTCTGTCATGGCCGAGCTCGTCTCACAAATTGAGGCAGACACCCCCTTTGACGATCTCCGTGCCCTCTCATCCGACGAGCTGGGTATGTGGAGGACCGAGCCAGGTACCTTGTATATCGACGTtctctccaccaccaagGAAGACGCTATCGAAAAGAACAACAAGAATGCAAAGATGGAGCAATGGGAAGCTGAGCTCCGTGCCGATAttgccaagaagaaggcagCGCAGAACAAGGCGCTCACAAAGGACCAGAaggctgctgtcgacgcccaggccaagatcgaggcgcaGGCTCgtgccaaggtcgaagAGATCCGAGCTCGCTACGCGCGTTCGCTTCGCACTGTTTCTGCTATCGTTGGCGCTCGTACCGAGGAGATCAAAGGCTACATGCAGACGCTCGTCAGTTTCGTTCTCGAGACTCTCAAAGTCTCGCAGGCCCGAATCTTGTTCGAAGAGGAAGCAAAGGACGCTTTTTGGGCCCTttcaagctgctgctctctcCGCTTGGAAGCTTACGCCATGTTTATCGGtgttgcgctgctgcgttCCATCGACCAGGAGCTTGTCCAGGAAGATTTCCGCACCGAGCCCATCAACGAGCTCGTTCTTCGAATTCTGTATCGATTACGCTCCTTGTCCGAGCAGTCGCCGTTGGACGCCGCTTCAGTCACCTTTATCGATCCCCTCATCGTACGCATCGTGCGAGCTGGTGGCATTGGCGTGGATCCCGAAGATACCGACTCGGTTTTGGAGCAGATTCAATTGTCGCTCGACTTTATCGACTTTCACGGCTCCGCCTGCGAGGACACGCGCTACCCACGTTCCTCCTTCATTGATAGCCTCGTCACCGTCGTCGCCAAGCACACTCAGATCTCCAAGGATGCTGTTTCGGCACTGCGTGATCTTGGCGAGGCTCTCAGGACAACGGCACTGCCTACCGAAATCCAGAAGCTTCTCTCCAACACCATGGTCGACGAAGTGTATGTTCGCAATGGATGCCTCCAAGCCATTCAGCCGCTTGACCTCACCGACTTGGACTTTCCCGTGGAGCTCTGGCTGGCGTGCCACGACGTTGACGAAGAGAATGCTCGACTCGCCGAAAAGGCATGGGAGGAGAATGGTCTTGATGTGCCAGAGTCGTTTGCCGATCCACTGATCGCTCTGCTCGAACACAAGATCACCTACGTCCGCGAAAGCTGTGCTCGCgctctggctgctgccactgaACAGCACCCGGAGCAGGTGTCAAGCGTCGTGACCAAGCTTTGCCAGCTGTACAAGCAAAGAAACAAGGTGCTGGTGCCGGAGTACGACCGCTTCGGCATGGTCATCGAGTCAACAAAGAACCGACAGGATCCTTGGCAAACGCGAGCTGCCGTCGCTGTGGCTCTCCGTCATCAAGCGCCTCACCTCCAAGGCTCGGATGTGCCGCTCTTCTTTGAATTTGCAATCGATGGCCAAGCGCTCGGTGATCGCAGCGAGGAGGTGCGTcccaagatgctcgaggctgccaaTGCCATTATCGACCTTCACGGCAAACAGCATCTGTCCAAGCTGATCGCTATGTTTGAAGCCTTTTTCAGCAACTCGGCAGGATCGACAGCAGACGATGGCATTACTGAGGCTGTCGTCATTCTGCTGGGCCGCGAagctcgccatctcgaccCTAAGGACCCTCGCGTTAGCAAGGTGGTTGACCGCCTCATCGACGCTCTCAAGACCCCTTCCGAGCTTGTGCAGTCTGCGGTAGCCGACTGTCTGCCACCGCTCGTACGAGCTATCAGCAAAGACGTGCCGCGCCTCTTCGATTCGCTCTTCCGCGAGCTGTTCAACGGTGCCAAATATGCAAGCCGGCGTGGTGCTGCATATGGACTTGCCGGTCTTGTTATGGGCCGAGGTATTGGCAGCATCAAGGAATTCGACGTTATCAATAAGCTTGCTGATGCCTTTGAAGATGCCAAGAACCCAACGCGCCGACAAGGTGTCATGTTCGCCTACGAGACTTTGACGCTGACGCTCAAGAGGCTATTTGAGCCCTACATCATCGGTATTCTACCACAGTTGCTTGCTGGATTTGGTGACGTCTCGAGCGACGTGCGCGAGGCGACACAGGATGCAGCAAAGGCGATCATGCAGAACGTCTCAGGTCATTGTGTCAAGATCATCCTCCCGACCCTGCTGTCCGGTCTTGATGAGAAGCAGTGGAGAACCAAGAAGGGTGctatcgagctgctcggtGCCATGGCGTACTGTGCACCCAAACAGctctcgctttcgcttccGACCGTCATTCCGCGCCTCAGCGAGGTATTGACTGACTCGCACACTCAGGTtcgcacagcagcaaacaaGAGTCTGAAGCAGTTCGGCGAAGTCATCAACAACCCCGAGATCAAACAGCTGGTTCCCGTGCTACTCAAGGCGCTCATCGATCCCAACACTAAGACGGGGGCGGCACTCAAAGGTGTGCTGGAAACGAGCTTCGTCCACTACATCGACTCGCCCTCTCTTGCGCTTGTCATCCCTATCATCGACCGTGGTCTCAAGGAGCGCAGCGCTACCATTCAGAAGGATGCTGCTCGTATTGTCGGCAATCTTGCTGGGCTTACAGACTCGAAGGACTTTGTACCGTACCTTGGCAAGCTTATCCCGATGGTTCGCATGGTGCTTATCTCGCCTGTTCCCGAAGCGCGTGCAGTCGCTGCCAAGGCGCTCGGAACGCTCGTGGAGCGTATGGGTGAAGTACATTTTGTCGACCTGGTGCCCTCCCTGTTGGGCGTATTGCGGTCCGACGCTACCGGAGTCGACCGACAGGGTGCCGCGCAGGGTCTCGCCGAAGTGCTCGCAGGTCTCGGCATGGAGCGTATGGAAAACCTTCTTCCCGAGATCATCAACAGCGCCTCGGACCCCAAGCCATACGTTCGAGAAGGCCACATTTCCTTGCTCATCTACTTGCCGGCCACGTTTGGCCACCGATTCGCACCTCATCTTGGTCGCATCATTCCTCCGATCCTCAGTGGTATcgccgacgaggccgagacgGTTCGCGaggcgtcgatgcgcgcTGGTCGCATGATTATCGCCAACTATTCGTCCAAAGCTGTGGATCTGTTGTTGCCACACCTCGAAACTGGTCTGTTTGATGAAGCATGGCGAATCCGCATGTCTTCATTGCAGCTCACTGCTGATCTACTGTTCCGACTCTCGGGTATCTCAGGAAAGAACGAGGTGGAGGACGAaggtgtcgacgaggacaTGGAGCAATCCGCGACCAACAATTCGGTGCAGCGTGCGCTTGTCGAGGCGCTTGGTCAGGAGAGGCGCGACCGCATCCTGGCATCGATCTATATTGTGCGACAGGACCCCAACATCCCCGTGCGACAAGCTGCCATCCACACGTGGAAGGCGTTGGTGCACAACACGCCACGCACCGCTCGAGAGGTGCTTCCCACTATGCTCGACATCCTGATCAAGTCGCTCGCCTCCAACGGCGACGAGAACCGCGAGATGGCTGCCAGGacgctcggcgagctggtcaagaagcttgGCGAAAAGATTTTGCGCGAGACCATCCCGATCCTGCGCATGCGTGGTGCCACGTCCGAAGATCCCAAGACACGATCTGGGGTTTGCTATGCTGTTACTGAAGTTCTTGCCAATGCGACAAAAGGGCAGCTCGAGGACCACGAGgacgccatcatcgccgtGGTGCGACAGGCGCTTGTGGACGAATCGCAATTGGTGCGACATGCGGCTGCTCAGGCATTCGATGCTACGCAGACCTACATCGGCCCACgtgccatcgacgagaccATCCCGACGTTGCTCGAGGCGCTATCGGACACGAGTGCGGGAACGTCCGAGACGGCGTTGGCGGCTTTGCGCGAGGTCATGCGTGCTCGCTCGGACGTGGTATTCCCCGTTCTGGTGCCAACGCTCATTGCACAGCCCATCACTTCGTTCAACGCACGTGCCCTCGCTGTGTTGGTGCGTGTGGCCGGGTCTGCTCTGAACCGTCGTCTGTCGAGCATTCTCACGGCACTTTCCAAGGCGCTCGATACGGAGAAGGACGACAAGATCCTCGCCGACCTGCGCACTGCGGTCGAGGCTCTGCTTGGCTCGGTCTCGGACGTCGACGGTCTGCATCAGACtatgctgctgctgcttggatGGGCTGGATCCAACACATCGCCGCCTCAACGTGTCGCTGGCTGCAACTTCTTCAAGGCGTTCTGCCAGGTCAAGAAGTCGTCGGTGGACATGTCTGACTACCTGGTCGACTGGCTTCGCAAGCTTGTTTCACTGTTCGACGACCCGGTTGCCGCTGTGTTCGATGCAGCGTGGGAAGCTCTTGAAGCCAGTCTGAAGACGGTGAGTaaggacgagctggagGGATTGGTGGTGCCACTCCGTCGCAGTCTCGAGAACACGGGTGTACCTGGTCGGGAGCTGGCAGGTCTGTGCCGACCCAAGGGCGCTTCGCCGCTTGTACCCGTTTTCCTTGCCGGTCTCATGAACGGTACACCGGACCAGAGGCAGAACGGTGCCTTGGGTCTTTCGGACATTGTTGAGCGCACGTCAGCGGAAACGATCAAGCCGTTTGTCACGTCGATGATCGGGCCTCTGATTCGATTGTGCGGCGACCGTCATCCTCCACCGGTCAAGGCGGCGATTATCACAAGTTTGGACACGATGGTGCGTCGTATTCCGGCGTTGGTTCGACCGTTCTAtccgcagctgcagcgctcgTACCAGAAGGCGGTGTCGGATGCTTCGAGCGCAACGGTGAGAACCAAGGCGGGTGTTGCACTCGGCAACCTGATGGCGTTGCAGACGCGCGTCGATCCTGTCAttgccgagctggtgcAGGGTGCACGCGCCGGTTTGGGAGAGGGTTCTGGTGGCAATGCGGCAGCCTCTTCTGGTTTagcaggagcagcatctggcggagcaagcgagccagcCGACTTGGCCGACTCGTTCGCCCTGGCCTTGGCACACGTGCTCTCTAACGCGGCTGCTAAGAACGTCGGCCAGCCGAGTCGAGAAgcggtgctgttgctgatcGAAGCCGCATTTTCTGCTCCTCCCGGAACGCGTGATGCATTCCGGAACGGTATGGCAGAGGTCATCGGCTCACTTGTCAAGCTTGACACTGCTTTGGCAGGTCTTGTGCTGGAAAAGCATGTCGTGAGCGGATCAGGAGACACTGCTCTGCAATCTCAAAGTGTCCGCGCGTGTCTGGAAAAGGACCCAGTGGCATTGCACGAGCTTGGATTTGCAGATGAGCTGGTCAAACTCGTCATGTCGTGGATCAGTCAAGGATCGGCCATCTCTCGCCCCGCAAAGGAGTCGAGAGAGATGATCCGCGACTCGGACGTTTGGAAGCCTCAGGCCAAAGCTGCGGATTGGATCTGA
- a CDS encoding uncharacterized protein (related to 17-beta-hydroxysteroid dehydrogenase) produces MAIEQHIDGLLRHVGLRVDHGLTPVSASLVLLAGIGALSVGTFALRLVRLFADVYILPGNSVSKYGANKKDLTRASWAVVTGATDGIGREFALQLARKGFNIVLVSRSPEKLGSVAAEIEAATPGVRTKTQAIDFALGDERQYEGLEHTVKGLNVGVLVNNVGKSHNMPVTFTETSEEEMEDIIEINVVSVLRVSKMIIPGMVDRKRGLVLNLGSFAGQVTTPMLATYAGSKAFLSGWSQALGEEVKRSNVDVSLLNTYFVVSNLSKIRKSSAMIPTPKQYVTQVLKTLGRNGGAVGRPYTATPWPGHALVDWATTFVLPRGWLLSYTYGQQVATRKRALNKAHKAVKSA; encoded by the exons ATGGCTATCGAACAGCACATAGATGGCCTATTGCGCCACGTTGGCCTGCGGGTTG ACCACGGCTTGACGCCGGTCTCAGCATCTCTGGTTCTGCTAGCTGGTATTGGCGCTTTATCCGTGGGAACCTTTGCGCTGCGTCTTGTTCGCCTCTTTGCCGATGTCTATATCCTCCCGGGCAATTCGGTTTCCAAGTACGGTGCCAACAAGAAGGACCTGACTCGGGCGAGCTGGGCGGTGGTGACGGGCGCCACGGATGGAATCGGACGCGAATTTGCTCTTCAGCTTGCTCGCAAAGGTTTCAATATCGTGCTCGTCTCTCGTAGCCCTGAGAAGCTTGGCTCGGTTGCGGCTGAAATCGAAGCTGCCACTCCGGGCGTTCGCACCAAGACGCAAGCGATCGATTTCGCCCTCGGAGACGAACGCCAGTACGAAGGACTCGAACATACCGTAAAGGGTCTCAACGTCGGTGTTCTGGTGAACAACGTTGGAAAATCGCACAACATGCCCGTCACATTTACCGAGACCTCGGAAGAAGAGATGGAAGACATTATCGAGATCAACGTGGTATCGGTGCTTCGTGTTTCCAAGATGATCATCCCAGGCATGGTGGATCGCAAGCGCGGGCTAGTGCTCAATCTAGGAAGCTTTGCGGGGCAAGtgacgacgccgatgctCGCTACGTACGCCGGAAGCAAAGCATTTTTGAGCGGTTGGTCGCAGGCATTGGGCGAAGAAGTGAAGAGGAGCAATGTCGACGTGAGCCTGTTGAACACGTACTTTGTCGTCTCCAACTTGTCCAAGATCCGCAAGAGCAGCGCGATGATCCCTACTCCCAAGCAGTACGTGACGCaggtgctcaagacgcTGGGAAGGAACGGAGGCGCTGTGGGACGGCCGTACACCGCCACACCTTGGCCTGGGCACGCGTTGGTCGATTGGGCCACCACCTTCGTTCTGCCAAGAGGCTGGCTGCTCAGCTATACGTATGGACAGCAAGTAGCGACCAGGAAGAGAGCTTTGAACAAGGCTCACAAGGCTGTCAAGTCGGCTTAG